A DNA window from Brassica napus cultivar Da-Ae chromosome C1, Da-Ae, whole genome shotgun sequence contains the following coding sequences:
- the LOC106443751 gene encoding protein SOB FIVE-LIKE 5-like: MSGSSEWSSGSESGWTLYLDHSVSSSPSPSCLRDSNGFDNRRRSKDSWSQNYVHQEEEEDLSMISDASSGPRNICEEGSVKILNNVGPKIQSKRENKRIDYEKMNSLLDDTASSHMLQKSSVGGNKIEQTFPESTLDYSQGFSATHFQDKTAFQDQYGYLHTEILNNQLAFMDSSND; the protein is encoded by the exons atgtcgGGTTCGTCGGAATGGAGTAGTGGAAGCGAGTCAGGATGGACTCTGTACTTAGACcattctgtttcttcttctccaagccCTTCTTGTTTACGAGACTCCAATGGGTTTGATaacagaagaagaagcaaagacTCATGGAGCCAAAATTATGTGcatcaagaagaggaggaagatttGTCAATGATTTCAGATGCATCTTCTGGTCCAAGGAATATTTGTGAGGAAGGTTCTGTCAAAATCTTAAACAATGTTGGTCCTAAGATACAGAGcaagagagaaaacaaaagaatagaTTATGAGAAAATGAACTCTCTGCTTGATGACACTGCTAGTTCTCAT ATGTTGCAGAAAAGTAGTGTGGGTGGTAATAAGATAGAGCAAACCTTTCCAGAAAGTACATTGGATTATTCACAAGGCTTCTCAGCAACTCACTTTcag GACAAAACAGCATTCCAAGATCAGTATGGTTATTTGCATACGGAAATTCTAAACAACCAGTTAG CTTTTATGGATTCAAGTAATGATTAA
- the LOC106443752 gene encoding putative Peroxidase 48, protein MMRFIVTCLVIALSVYVAYHGLEYDHGFIRLTKRSPGNRTGVKAPEKSPFDDNDNLISLYMEDSDQSSYSLHYDFYQDSCPTAERIITKGIRELYAAKPSVAPSLIRLLFHDCFIEGCDASVLLDADESLTSEKEASPNQSLKGFDVIESIKSELEKVCPGVVSCADVLVLAAREAVLMAGGPFYPLETGRRDSVVAFKEIAERELPSPQASISVILARFGTRGFNERETVSLFGAHSIGITHCTFFEDRLYNFSGTGKPDPELDTGFQQELKTKCPYSSSAPSPGTGVGPSMPASDYGGVSSAGGNDGVVDLSYNNEGGEENFGTRYYRRLMQKKGLMYADQQLTGREETEMWVRAYASDAQLFRRDFAMSMMKLSNYHVLTGPLGQVRTTCSKVLPKI, encoded by the exons atgatgAGGTTTATCGTCACTTGCTTAGTCATCGCTCTCAGCGTCTACGTCGCGTACCACGGCCTCGAATACGACCACGGCTTCATCCGTCTAACGAAACGCTCTCCGGGAAACCGCACCGGCGTCAAGGCTCCCGAGAAATCTCCCTTCGACGATAACGACAATCTCATCTCCTTGTACATGGAAGATTCCGATCAATCGTCCTACTCGCTCCACTACGACTTCTACCAAGACTCTTGCCCCACCGCCGAGCGAATCATCACCAAAGGCATCAGAGAGCTATACGCCGCTAAACCCAGCGTAGCTCCGTCGCTAATCCGCCTCCTCTTCCACGATTGCTTCATCGAG GGATGTGATGCTTCGGTGCTACTAGACGCAGATGAATCTCTTACTTCCGAGAAAGAAGCGTCTCCGAATCAGTCTCTGAAAGGCTTCGATGTGATTGAATCAATCAAGTCTGAGCTGGAGAAGGTCTGCCCTGGTGTTGTTTCCTGCGCAGACGTACTTGTTTTAGCTGCTAGAGAAGCCGTCCTTATG GCTGGTGGTCCGTTTTATCCGCTGGAGACTGGAAGGAGAGATAGCGTGGTTGCCTTTAAGGAGATCGCAGAACGTGAGCTTCCTTCGCCACAAGCTAGTATCTCGGTGATTCTTGCAAGGTTTGGTACTAGAGGATTCAACGAGAGAGAAACCGTCAGCTTATttg GAGCACATAGCATAGGCATTACGCACTGCACATTCTTTGAGGACAGGCTATACAACTTCTCAGGAACCGGGAAGCCTGACCCTGAGCTCGATACAGGGTTCCAGCAAGAACTGAAAACCAAGTGTCCCTACTCTTCCTCGGCGCCATCCCCTGGCACTGGCGTAGGACCGTCCATGCCTGCATCAGATTACGGTGGCGTGAGCTCAGCAGGAGGGAACGATGGAGTGGTAGACTTGAGCTACAACAACGAAGGAGGCGAGGAGAATTTCGGAACACGCTACTACAGGAGACTGATGCAGAAGAAAGGGTTGATGTACGCTGATCAGCAACTAACGGGAAGAGAAGAGACTGAGATGTGGGTGAGAGCATACGCTTCTGATGCTCAGCTGTTCCGACGTGACTTTGCCATGTCCATGATGAAGCTATCGAATTATCATGTCTTGACTGGTCCTCTAGGTCAAGTCAGAACAACCTGCTCCAAGGTCCTGCCAAAGATCTGA